A stretch of the Papaver somniferum cultivar HN1 chromosome 6, ASM357369v1, whole genome shotgun sequence genome encodes the following:
- the LOC113288789 gene encoding small nuclear ribonucleoprotein Sm D2-like has protein sequence MSRPMEEDTNGGKTEEEEFNTGPLSVLMMSVKNNTQVLINCRNNRKLLGRVRAFDRHCNMVLENVRGMWTEVPKTGKGKKKALPVNKDRFISKMFLRGDSVIIVLRNPK, from the exons TCGGCCTATGGAAGAGGATACTAAT GGTGGCAAGACTGAGGAAGAGGAATTCAACACAGGACCCCTTTCTGTTCTGATGATGAGTGTGAAAAATAACACTCAG GTACTTATAAATTGCCGCAACAACCGAAAGCTTCTCGGACGCGTCAGAGCCTTCGATCGTCATTGCAACATGGTTCTTGAAAATGTCCGCGGGATGTGGACCGAG GTACCCAAAACAGGGAAAGGCAAGAAGAAAGCGCTTCCAGTGAACAAGGATAGGTTCATCAGCAAGATGTTCCTTAGAGGAGACTCTGTTATTATTGTTCTAAGGAACCCCAAGTAA